One window of the Dehalococcoidia bacterium genome contains the following:
- a CDS encoding histidine phosphatase family protein, with amino-acid sequence MRLILVRHGETEWNRQNRIVGHTEIALNDMGRKQAALLAQALSNEKPSAIYASPLQRTRETAAEISRVLGVQVKFDDALKEIAAGDIDGLTFEEVAENHGDFFQQWMRGDPSLRLPGGESFTDLRNRTWPLLQRIVAEHTDGDVIIVSHTLAIMSIIAAALGMTAANFRRIRLNVASISILEFKDGKASLLLFNDTCHWKDLGKAEGRVM; translated from the coding sequence GTGAGGCTGATTCTAGTTCGGCACGGTGAAACGGAATGGAACCGGCAGAATCGCATCGTAGGGCATACCGAGATCGCGTTGAACGATATGGGTCGCAAGCAGGCCGCGCTGCTGGCTCAGGCGCTGAGTAACGAAAAGCCGTCGGCGATATACGCCAGCCCGTTGCAGCGCACGCGCGAGACGGCCGCCGAGATATCGCGGGTGCTGGGCGTTCAGGTGAAATTCGATGACGCTTTGAAGGAGATCGCCGCGGGCGATATCGACGGGTTGACGTTCGAGGAGGTCGCCGAGAACCACGGCGATTTCTTCCAACAGTGGATGAGGGGCGATCCATCTCTACGGCTGCCCGGCGGTGAGTCGTTCACGGACCTGAGGAACAGGACATGGCCCCTGCTACAGCGCATCGTCGCGGAGCACACCGACGGAGATGTAATCATCGTCAGCCATACCCTTGCCATCATGAGCATCATCGCCGCCGCTCTGGGCATGACCGCCGCCAATTTCAGGCGCATCAGGCTTAATGTCGCGTCGATAAGCATACTTGAGTTCAAAGACGGCAAAGCCTCGCTGCTGCTGTTTAACGATACCTGTCACTGGAAAGACCTGGGTAAAGCCGAAGGCAGGGTGATGTAG